The genomic segment attttctcctGTTGAGTGGCAGTTTTAGACAGGGTCAACATGGGGTGCTAGAATCACCCAGTGACCATGACTGATCATCAACAAGCCTGGGATGAATGAGAGAGTAAACTCAAACCCGGTTAAGGAAAACCTTCAATTCAAATCCTGCTTTGACAACACGAACCATAACATGTATTACACTTTTGTGCAATGCTTTTAAGAATAATtccagaaataaaaatacagaagaaaTTCCTTAccatggtgtgcagtgtttcTTGTTTTGTAGATGTACAACCATCCACCCTAGAATtcattaaaagcccaaaattacCCTGACATTCACGCCCATGATGAGTGTACGTAAACATAGATCCCCAGGAAAACTATTCCTATTGGTGACAGAAGTAAGGAAACAACTCTTTGCCAAGAGAGAGAAAACTCTGACTGAATCAAAATCAGGGTAGGCAGCCGTTTGTCTTAACTGGTTGAGGTGTGAggtgacaaaaaaaagagaaataactgagaaacaccaaacaaTAAAATCTGCATGCTCAaccatccaggtaagtaaatcccaaaaggttgtttctgttcatctggacgtagcttcttcagtcttcagtctgagatgagtgatgtcacttggatgagtcacaaaacatttctcccactgaaaacgctacgtccagatgaacagaatcagccttTTGGGACCAAACAGCAAACTTACTAACCAAAGGACATACAATGTTGATTCAGAGACAGAGATTTCTTCAGAAAAAGGACAGAGCATCTGTCCACACATGCATGGCAACCCTAAATGTTTCCAGAGAGTAGGACTTGTATTCAATTTTACTTCTGGAAACTAAAAGAACAACACACAGGCCTGATCTGTTCAGTCATTAGGTCCTATAAGATCCTGAGGAAGCAATTTAAGAAGGATTTTGAAGTATGCCTGTCAGTATTTACACCACTGgatacttttatttttcaagaGCACATAAAGCTTAAAAAGCTTTAACCGGAGTGATGGTGGGATCAAATTTGAGTTTAAAGGAGAACATTTTATTAAAGTGAATTCAAACGAGTGATAAGTATAAATGCACGGTAATGTCAATATAACTTTTGGACAATTATATAATTTGGTCATTTTTATCTATCAAGACATTTAAGTTAAGTTATtatgacaaataaaatatttttagctTTAACTGAAGTAATTAAACAAAAATCTTGGATCCAAAATAAGCAGCTGATGCTGTGGCTCAGCAGTGTTGACTTGCTGTTGACATgctgtgctgtctgtctgtctaacACCAGAAGTTCACTTCTCATGTTGCCACTACATTTTCCAGCTGCTTATTGAGCATTAGGAGCTGTAAGCCGCAAACTAGGAGAGTGGGTCCAGCAGATTCCAGGCATAACATCAGAGGCCTCTGTCCTTGGGGCAGTTAAGATACTGCGCAGTATAATCTTCAAACTCCAAACAGGGCAATACATACACCCACACACCACACATACCCCTCccccagtttttaaatgatgtttttattCATGGAGGGGAAATAAGATGTCGAAATCTACCTGGCCCTTTGTGAACAAGTATCAGGTGCAatagtaaatataaaaaaaataaatctcctCCTTTCCCTTTTCAGGCTTGGTTGGATCAGCACCCCCTGAGGCTGGCTCTGCGTCTCCTCTTACAATCTTACCAGGGATCCTTCAGACGCATAAGATACAGGTGTTACTGCACCTTGGAAGCACTTTATTTATAATGAAATAAACTGTACTACTGCTGctattattactactactgatgatgatgatatgaatttcttttgttaaaaatatttagtatATCATACATATGAGGAAATCTCATTTTTGAAATTATCAAGACAAAATGTATTTCCAGATAACCAAACTTTAAGacaggttctttttttttcttttttgcaaagTAAAGcctaaatgaaaatgaaatgtggTTTGTAATGGAGTTTTTAGTTTATTCTTAGTAACAACACTGTTAAAAAGTCGTCTGTTGTTCTGATCTTGTGGGAAGCTGCAGCAGACCTGCTGATAAAGAATGCTAAACGTAAGCAAcacaataaaaaacatttgGTTTTCATAAAAATTTGATTTTACGCTGTAAAGGCGACATGTTAGTTcgtccagcagagggcagcctTTCTTCCACATTCAAAGGAAATGCTCGGcaaaccacagaagaagaaactccttttgaaatgtgttgaatGAATTCGCTGGGCTAATAAATTCCTGGCTACttatttaaattaaagttaaacTAAACATTTTTTCACAACTGTTGTAGCTTACTGTTTGAGGTGACAATGTCGGGGATTCCTCCGGACACATGGCAGCCTCCCACAGTGGCTTTGGAGACGACGTAAGTCCCCAATGAAACACTGGATGCTAACTCAGCTAGCTTTGAGGAACCTGAAGTGTTGGTGTCTGTCGCGTTAATAAACTTGgcgtattttttaaataatcttttTAACAAACTGCATAAAGCAGAGCATGTTTCCTCTAAAAAGCAGTGTAAGGGATTCTTTGCTATTCAGAGCCGCTAAAGACATGCTAACCGGCCGTGCGTTGCAGGATGGGGACTGTTGTGGTGGAGCTGTACTGGAACCATGCACCAAAGACCTGCAAGAACTTCGCAGAGCTGTCCAGAAGAGGATACTACAACAACACCAAGTTTCACCGGATCATCAAAGACTTCATGGTGCAGGGAGGAGATCCCACAGGAACAGGTGGGTTCATAAGATAGTGATAAGTGCTTGGGTACCACTGTCCACATATAAGGTAACAGGTCCATGCTTTGAGTAAGCTAAATGCTTATAGTTTGTTCCAATTTAcaatgtgttgtgtgttttgttttgttttttcccctcccctaataaactgacatgaCTGTTTTATGACTGTGCACAAAGCAAACTCcataaataaagttttggtGTTGATGCTGGCTAATATTACATTACTGCTCATTTGGCTGTAAACCAGCCAGGTTATAAAATTCTTATATGGAATCATGGGGGCTGTTGAAGCAGCATATTAATGCTCGTAGTTTTATATAGTGTTatgaactaacacagccaatccctcaacatgtttgtactctgctcatattgccttcatattaaatcattttttgctttttaaaaaaatttcttcACGTCACTATATGGGCCGCAAGTGGCCCCCAGGCCACGAGCTTGGGACCCCTGCTCTATCGGATTAAGATTAGGTGACTCTGCGGGTGATTTGAGTACAGCGATCTCATTGTCATGTAAATCAAACCAATTTCAGGCTATTTGACTTCCGTGATatggtgcattatcctgctggaagcagccatcagaataTAGGCGCACTGTGGTTATAAAGAGATGGGCATGGTCAGCAGTAACAATCAGGCACGCTTTGGCTTTTGAATGAAGTTCACTTGGTACTAAGGAGcctaaagtgtgccaagaaaatatctcccACACCATTAACACCAGCGGTGTGAATTGTAGTCTCAGTTTCATGTTCTTACCTAACAGGAGTGGCACTCAGTGTGACCTGCTGTATCCCGTCTGCTTCACGCTTCAATACGCTGTGtgttctgcataccttggttgttgttatttgagttactgctgGCTTCATATCAACTCAAAGAGGTCTGTCCGTTCTTATCTGagctctggcatcaacaaggcatttttgcccagagaattttctctttttcagactgtTCTCTTTAAACCCTGGAGATGGTTGTGTGATCAACTCGTGCTaagttcaaagtcacttaaatcacatttcttcTGCATTCTGATTCTCAGCTTAAATTTTATTGTCGTCTTGAACATGTCTACATACAGAGTTACTGCTATGTGATTGGATGATCGGGTATTTAGATTAATGAGTAGTTGAATatgtatacctaataaagtggccctGTCACTACTCTCTAATTTCACATGTTCATCGTCTTCAGTAAACTCACCAAATGCGCCACTTGTGatgtttgttttctgaacaGGTCGAGGTGGTGCCTCCATTTTTGGCAAACAGTTCGAGGATGAACTACACCCCGAACTAAAATTCACAGGTAATGCACACAGGAGAACAACACTGGGATAGATGTGTAGATGAAAGGCTTTTATAGActtataaagaaagaaaagcccTGCAGCAAATCCTTCAAATTATTTATGTGTGTCAATGCTAATGTCTTAATCtagtatttgtatgcacatgtTCACACATGGATGCTTCCTTTTTAGATTCAAAGGTTCAGTAGAGTTCATATATACCAATAATTTGTAAAGGTTTCTGGTGTTTTTGAAACATTTCTTTAgttcacagctgaataaactgAGTCCAGTGATCCTGATAAATATCTTCGTGATAATTGATAGTGAGGAAATTTAATTTCTCATTGTTTCTGTGCCTGTTAGGTGCCGGTATTCTGGCGATGGCCAACGCGGGGCCGGACACCAATGGCAGTCAGTTCTTCCTCACCCTCGCACCCACTCAGTGGTTAGATGGAAAGCACAGCATTTTTGGAAGAGTGTGTCAGGGGATGGGAGTGCTGAACCGGATTGGGATGGTGGAGACGAACAGCCAAGATCGTCCAGCTGATGATATCAAAATTCTCAGAGCAAATGTATCCAGTtaaatgaaacttttttttgtttgtttgtttgctttttttttaataaaaatctttttaatgTAAGTCAAACTTGTGTTTTCTTTAGCTGTGCAAATAGCCTGTAGACAATATTAACCCACCAAACTGTTAGACATTCTTACTTCGTTATCACTATCAAAACAAATTAAGTATTAAAGCCAAATTATTGATTATTACATCGTGTGTAAGTGTTAACTCCGCATGgaacaaaattaaaaccacaAGAGCAATTAAATGGCAAGCAGTATCAATCAAATATTGATTACTACATATCTGTAAAATGCTTTATTTTCCAGCATGACAACGATCGTAAACAAACTGTCAATGCTCTAAAGACACAATAGAAACTGATCAGTCATGGGTTGGCCCGCACCATagagtgtgtatgtgtcacACTCATCATattcacttaaattacacaaaagccTTCACAGTGAAAGCTAAATTATTCCCCAAAGTATTTTGTTATAAAAATTCAAGGTCAAATATCAAGACACATTTAAAAAGTCTTTTAACCAATACAATAATCCAAGAAAATACAATGCACCTTAAAGTAAAAGTAATGTTTAAGAGTTCAGTTATAAATGTAAGCAGCAAACATCTAACCACGTTTTGACAGACATGAAAAGGTATATTTATTTGGTTTATTATACATGttgataaaaaaaagtaaatatactctgaattcttaaaatacatatGGATCGTTAAGCCTAGTGTTTCCTGATATTTGTGTGCAGTACAAGCAACATTGAATACATGCCAGAAAATGTCAAGGAGGAATCTTTCCAAAGGACACAATTTCATAGTTACTCCTCAGTTCCaggtaattaaaaaaaggagGGGGCACTAAAGGAGTctgaagtaaaaaaacaaaataaaactgacctCTATTGCTTGTATTCAGTGCATTTTAACCAAAAGAATATAGGAATATAAACATAACAATAGTTCAGAACACAGTAAACTAGATGTGCAACCCTCGACATTACAACATTTTAAGTTCAGTGCTTGTTTAAAATCCTTGAACTTTGTTCTATAAAATGTgcgttttatttttcatgtgtaCGTTATAAAGCATTTTGTATCTTGTATGTTGTAGCATTAACCAAAATAAAGCTACAAGCTTAGTgaagcttttttattttaaaagttatgAAGGTGTTTCTACGCAGGTGTCCatgttatttaattatttagaaCTTAATGtgagaatggaaaaaaaaatgttt from the Oreochromis aureus strain Israel breed Guangdong linkage group 5, ZZ_aureus, whole genome shotgun sequence genome contains:
- the ppil1 gene encoding peptidyl-prolyl cis-trans isomerase-like 1 — protein: MSGIPPDTWQPPTVALETTMGTVVVELYWNHAPKTCKNFAELSRRGYYNNTKFHRIIKDFMVQGGDPTGTGRGGASIFGKQFEDELHPELKFTGAGILAMANAGPDTNGSQFFLTLAPTQWLDGKHSIFGRVCQGMGVLNRIGMVETNSQDRPADDIKILRANVSS